In Musa acuminata AAA Group cultivar baxijiao chromosome BXJ2-8, Cavendish_Baxijiao_AAA, whole genome shotgun sequence, one genomic interval encodes:
- the LOC135619297 gene encoding large ribosomal subunit protein bL34c-like — MAMLLAALSAGPPTASLSFLAGRSGLGRSSVTLSKPPTTPSSSLLHTSFRSSPFGSLSSPSSFFGLSVCVDLGSSRVVKERYRGLQVRAGKAALCTTKRSRSRKSLARTHGFRRRMRTPSGRAVIRRRRAKGRKVLCTKSNPNSGKRA, encoded by the exons ATGGCCATGTTATTGGCAGCTCTGTCCGCAGGTCCCCCAACTGCCTCACTCTCCTTCCTCGCCGGCCGCAGCGGCCTCGGCCGAAGCTCTGTCACGCTTTCCAAGCCTCCCACGACTCCTTCGAGTTCGCTCCTCCACACCTCCTTCCGTTCCTCTCCTTTTGGATCTCTGTCCTCGCCTTCGTCCTTCTTCG GATTGTCTGTGTGTGTTGATTTGGGATCCAGTAGAGTTGTGAAAGAGAGGTACCGTGGTCTACAAGTGAGAGCTGGAAAGGCTGCACTTTGCACGACGAAAAGGTCGAGATCTCGAAAGTCACTTGCTCGGACGCATGGCTTCCGTAGACGAATGAGAACCCCTAGCGGAAGAGCAGTTATTAGGCGAAGGCGTGCAAAGGGAAGGAAAGTTCTATGCACCAAGTCAAATCCAAACAGCGGAAAGCGGGCTTGA
- the LOC135619358 gene encoding auxin efflux carrier component 1a-like — protein MISWSSLYHVVEAMMPLYAAMALGYASVRKKAFTPEQCAGINHFVALLAVPLLIFRMISSNNPYTMNIRFLAADTLQKVIILATLAAWTRFSNKGSIAWVITLFSLATLPNTVLMGVPVLRGMYGPMSENLMVQIVVLQFVVWYVLVVFLFEYMAAQNAFMEQQQMSPPQANGSHSVDIPAVNADGSDPDVSIAQEETTRPSGMLILIMAVKKILKIPSTYASLLGLFWSLIAFRFGIKMPAIIDNSLSIISVSAIGLGMFSVGAFMAQRKKFITCGYYLAVLAMVMRFLIGPIVMLVSSFAVGLQDVFLNVGVVQAALPLAVLSFVYAEEYNVHPDIMSTGVIVGIFISVPLTILYYVLLGLGR, from the exons ATGATTTCTTGGTCGAGCCTCTACCATGTGGTGGAAGCGATGATGCCGCTCTACGCGGCCATGGCTCTCGGCTACGCATCCGTCCGGAAGAAGGCATTTACCCCGGAGCAATGTGCGGGGATCAACCACTTCGTCGCACTGTTGGCCGTCCCCTTGCTCATCTTCCGCATGATCTCCTCCAACAATCCTTACACGATGAACATCCGGTTCCTCGCCGCGGACACGCTGCAGAAGGTGATCATCCTCGCTACCCTCGCTGCATGGACACGCTTCAGTAACAAGGGCTCGATCGCATGGGTCATCACCCTCTTCTCCCTGGCGACGTTGCCCAACACGGTGCTTATGGGCGTGCCGGTCCTCCGCGGCATGTACGGGCCAATGTCCGAGAACCTAATGGTCCAGATCGTCGTCCTCCAGTTCGTTGTGTGGTACGTGCTGGTTGTGTTCTTGTTCGAGTACATGGCCGCCCAGAATGCCTTCATGGAGCAGCAGCAGATGTCGCCACCACAAGCCAATGGTTCTCACTCGGTGGACATACCTGCTGTTAATGCTGATGGCAGTGACCCCGATGTTTCAATTGCACAAGAAGAGACGACACGACCATCAGGGATGCTCATTCTGATTATGGCGGTCAAGAAGATTCTCAAGATCCCAAGCACATACGCCAGTTTGCTTGGCTTGTTTTGGTCATTGATCGCTTTCAG ATTTGGTATCAAAATGCCAGCGATCATAGACAACTCATTGTCAATTATTTCAGTATCAGCAATTGGCTTGGGCATGTTCAGCGTTG GTGCCTTCATGGCTCAACGGAAGAAATTTATTACATGTGGATATTATCTTGCCGTCTTGGCTATGGTTATGAGGTTCCTTATAGGCCCCATCGTTATGCTTGTATCATCGTTTGCGGTTGGTCTTCAGGATGTGTTTCTAAACGTAGGCGTTGTCCAG GCCGCTCTTCCTCTTGCTGTACTTTCATTTGTTTACGCGGAGGAATACAATGTGCATCCGGATATCATGAGTACAGG GGTCATTGTGGGAATTTTCATATCTGTTCCCCTAACAATCCTCTACTATGTTCTATTGGGACTAGGAAGGTGA